In one Streptomyces marincola genomic region, the following are encoded:
- the murJ gene encoding murein biosynthesis integral membrane protein MurJ, translated as MLVKQLTSGPRHARRAQAPGASSPGRGSAIMAAGSLVSRATGFVRSAVVVAALGTALLGDAYQIANTVPNIVYFLLLGGALNAVVVPELVRAAREHADGGTAHLGRLLTLCAGALLLLSTAAVLAAPWLVAAYAPDFDGAQRDLTIALARYCLPQILAYGLFALLSQALTAHGRFGAMTWAPVLNNLVVIAVFGLYLAVAGQAMEAGQVTEGQALLLGLGSTAGVAVQAGVLLPALRAAGLRPRLRLDLVGAELRAPLRAAGWTILLVAVNQLTFWLVTSLATSAGVRAAAEGAAAGAGFAAYTNAYTLWMVPQGIVTVSLATALLPRMSAAGRGDPAAVGRDLAWGLRRNAVALMPAALVFVALAPQVMGVVFQHGRTGEADVRVLAWVLVAFAPGLPAFAAQYLLSRAFYALGDTRTPFLLNLVTAATQAALVLAAYALLPARWAVAGMAGAYAVACVVGLLCTTWALRAAIGRWPATAGTHLRALAAALPGTLAGWSAARWCGETLGPGLAGDAAGLAIGTALLAASVVSLAGPLRLTEVTGLIAALRRRLPGGAR; from the coding sequence ATGCTCGTGAAGCAGTTGACCAGCGGTCCCCGGCACGCGCGACGCGCGCAGGCACCGGGCGCGTCCTCACCCGGCCGGGGCAGCGCGATCATGGCCGCCGGATCGCTCGTCTCGCGCGCCACCGGCTTCGTGCGCAGCGCCGTGGTGGTCGCGGCCCTGGGCACGGCGCTGCTCGGCGACGCCTACCAGATCGCCAACACGGTGCCGAACATCGTGTACTTCCTGCTCCTCGGCGGCGCGCTCAACGCCGTCGTCGTACCGGAACTGGTGCGCGCGGCACGGGAGCACGCGGACGGCGGCACGGCGCACCTGGGCCGGCTGCTCACCCTCTGCGCGGGCGCGCTGCTGCTGCTCAGCACGGCGGCCGTGCTCGCCGCACCCTGGCTGGTGGCCGCCTACGCCCCCGACTTCGACGGCGCGCAGCGCGACCTGACCATCGCACTCGCGCGGTACTGCCTGCCGCAGATCCTGGCCTACGGCCTGTTCGCGCTGCTGAGCCAGGCACTCACCGCGCACGGCAGGTTCGGCGCGATGACCTGGGCACCGGTGCTCAACAACCTCGTCGTGATCGCGGTCTTCGGCCTCTACCTCGCGGTGGCGGGGCAGGCCATGGAGGCCGGACAGGTCACCGAAGGGCAGGCGCTGCTGCTCGGCCTCGGCTCGACGGCGGGCGTCGCGGTGCAGGCCGGCGTGCTCCTGCCGGCCCTGCGCGCGGCCGGACTCAGGCCCCGCCTGCGCCTCGACCTGGTGGGCGCCGAACTGCGCGCACCGCTGCGCGCGGCGGGCTGGACGATCCTGCTGGTGGCCGTGAACCAGCTGACGTTCTGGCTGGTGACCAGCCTCGCCACCTCGGCCGGGGTGCGGGCGGCGGCCGAGGGCGCGGCGGCGGGCGCCGGGTTCGCCGCCTACACGAACGCGTACACGCTGTGGATGGTGCCGCAGGGCATCGTCACGGTGTCGCTCGCGACCGCGCTGCTGCCCCGCATGAGCGCCGCGGGGCGCGGCGACCCGGCGGCGGTGGGCCGGGACCTGGCGTGGGGACTGCGGCGCAACGCCGTCGCCCTGATGCCGGCGGCACTGGTGTTCGTGGCGCTCGCGCCGCAGGTGATGGGCGTGGTCTTCCAGCACGGCAGGACCGGGGAGGCCGACGTCCGCGTGCTGGCCTGGGTCCTGGTGGCCTTCGCGCCGGGGCTGCCGGCGTTCGCCGCCCAGTACCTGCTGTCCCGCGCGTTCTACGCACTGGGCGACACGCGGACCCCGTTCCTGCTCAACCTGGTCACCGCCGCGACCCAGGCCGCCCTCGTGCTGGCCGCCTACGCGCTGCTGCCCGCCCGCTGGGCGGTGGCCGGGATGGCCGGCGCCTACGCCGTGGCCTGCGTGGTGGGCCTGCTGTGCACCACGTGGGCGCTGCGCGCGGCGATCGGCCGCTGGCCCGCCACGGCAGGCACCCACCTGCGGGCCCTGGCCGCCGCGCTGCCCGGAACGCTGGCCGGCTGGTCCGCCGCCCGCTGGTGCGGCGAAACGCTCGGCCCCGGCCTGGCGGGCGACGCCGCCGGCCTCGCGATCGGCACCGCCCTGCTGGCCGCCTCCGTGGTGTCGCTGGCGGGGCCACTGCGGCTGACCGAGGTCACCGGCCTCATCGCCGCGCTGCGCAGACGGCTGCCGGGCGGCGCGCGATGA
- a CDS encoding SigE family RNA polymerase sigma factor, with the protein MSGNGAWQDYETFYAATARRLVTAIYALTGDLGDAEDAVQEAYARAWQRWDRLTAEGDPTPWVRTVALRLAVSTWRKTRNRLRAHLRHGPPPAVPSAAPDHVALVAALRELPRDQRVAVVLHHVLDLPVAQVAQETGVSEPAVRTRLSRARRTLRERLTDERAPHRLSFSMPGTPRGETR; encoded by the coding sequence ATGAGCGGGAACGGCGCCTGGCAGGACTACGAGACCTTCTACGCCGCCACCGCCCGGCGGCTGGTGACCGCGATCTACGCGCTGACCGGCGACCTCGGGGACGCCGAGGACGCGGTGCAGGAGGCGTACGCGCGGGCCTGGCAGCGCTGGGACCGGCTGACCGCCGAGGGCGACCCCACGCCGTGGGTGCGGACCGTCGCGCTGCGGCTGGCCGTCAGCACCTGGCGCAAGACCCGCAACCGCCTGCGCGCACACCTGCGCCACGGCCCGCCGCCCGCCGTACCCTCCGCGGCGCCCGACCACGTGGCGCTGGTCGCCGCACTGCGCGAACTCCCCCGCGACCAGCGGGTCGCGGTCGTGCTGCACCATGTACTCGACCTGCCCGTCGCCCAGGTCGCCCAGGAGACCGGTGTGTCGGAACCCGCCGTCCGCACCCGGCTGAGCCGGGCCCGGCGGACCCTCCGCGAGCGGCTGACCGACGAACGGGCGCCGCACCGACTGTCGTTCAGCATGCCAGGGACACCCAGGGGAGAGACCCGATGA
- a CDS encoding ATP-binding protein, which yields MTILERQAVRPDMYGWAVDVRASDLAQRRRAVVDILQLWGAPDSVVETARLGVSELLTNVLAHSGRADCYLLVARVGGLVVVQVFDASPSLPVLREPASDGTCGRGLWLLREMADDFGYARTWLGVGKVVWFACALASLDGSASCGRAC from the coding sequence ATGACCATTTTGGAAAGGCAGGCCGTCAGGCCCGACATGTACGGCTGGGCCGTCGACGTACGGGCTTCCGATCTGGCTCAACGACGGAGAGCCGTCGTGGACATCCTCCAGTTGTGGGGGGCGCCGGATTCCGTCGTCGAGACGGCCAGGCTGGGCGTGTCCGAGTTGCTGACCAACGTGCTCGCGCACTCCGGTCGGGCGGACTGCTACCTGTTGGTCGCGCGGGTCGGCGGCCTGGTCGTGGTGCAGGTGTTCGATGCGTCGCCGTCGTTGCCGGTGCTCAGGGAGCCCGCGTCGGATGGGACGTGCGGGCGCGGGCTGTGGCTGCTGCGCGAGATGGCCGACGATTTCGGGTACGCGCGCACGTGGCTCGGGGTGGGGAAGGTGGTCTGGTTCGCCTGCGCGCTTGCCTCCCTTGACGGCTCGGCGTCGTGCGGTCGCGCCTGTTGA
- a CDS encoding helix-turn-helix domain-containing protein — MITDIESATPALCRLQLGSELRSLRLAAGLKASQVVRKLLWSPSKLTRLETGENSSVEQADVMALCEIYGAGEETRARLTGYAAVTKTRRDWWQSPEYRPAIRPVFKAFLGLEATATALHNYEPEFVPGLLQTEDYVRVIHERAHQGLSPEEVDRLVAVRMTRQEVLRRKDSPLRLTAIINEAVLRRHVGGPNLMRAQLTHIVEVAEELPNVRVQVVPFSAGAHAGMNGSFFVLHFPEGAAPKSIVYLESLADAWVGRREPDIARFTDAFTDLQALAPGPQESLRMIKTAIKEL; from the coding sequence ATGATCACAGACATCGAGTCGGCCACACCGGCGCTCTGCCGGTTGCAACTGGGGAGCGAGCTACGCTCGTTGCGCCTCGCGGCCGGCCTCAAGGCCAGCCAGGTCGTCCGAAAGCTCCTCTGGAGCCCGTCCAAGCTGACCCGCCTGGAAACCGGAGAGAACTCCTCGGTCGAGCAGGCCGACGTGATGGCCCTGTGCGAGATCTACGGGGCAGGCGAGGAGACCCGCGCCCGCCTCACCGGCTACGCGGCGGTCACCAAGACCCGCCGCGACTGGTGGCAGTCACCCGAGTACCGCCCGGCGATAAGGCCGGTGTTCAAGGCGTTTCTCGGACTCGAAGCAACGGCGACCGCGCTGCACAACTACGAACCCGAGTTCGTGCCGGGCCTGCTCCAGACCGAGGACTACGTCCGCGTCATCCACGAGCGCGCCCACCAGGGGCTCAGCCCCGAGGAGGTGGACCGGCTGGTCGCGGTCCGGATGACGCGGCAGGAAGTGCTGCGACGCAAGGACTCGCCCTTGCGGCTCACCGCGATCATCAACGAGGCCGTCCTGCGCCGCCACGTGGGCGGCCCCAACCTCATGCGGGCACAGCTCACCCACATCGTCGAGGTCGCCGAGGAACTGCCGAACGTCCGAGTACAGGTCGTCCCGTTCAGCGCCGGAGCGCATGCCGGGATGAACGGCAGCTTTTTCGTTCTGCACTTCCCCGAAGGAGCGGCGCCCAAGTCCATCGTCTACCTGGAAAGCCTGGCCGACGCATGGGTCGGCCGCCGTGAACCGGACATCGCCCGGTTCACGGACGCATTCACCGACCTCCAAGCGCTCGCTCCCGGGCCACAGGAGTCCCTGCGTATGATCAAGACAGCGATCAAGGAGCTGTGA
- a CDS encoding DUF397 domain-containing protein: MVIRGPGALAGANWRTSSYSNDQGGACVQGACLTEEWFTSRHSNDQGGDCVQGARLTGRAMAVRDSKAPDEATVVFPEHAWTGFVTSLKASPSSSSSK; encoded by the coding sequence ATGGTCATTCGAGGTCCCGGCGCCCTCGCCGGTGCCAACTGGCGCACATCCAGCTACAGCAACGACCAGGGCGGCGCGTGCGTCCAGGGCGCGTGCTTGACCGAGGAGTGGTTCACCTCACGCCACAGCAACGACCAAGGCGGCGACTGCGTGCAGGGCGCGCGCCTGACCGGACGCGCCATGGCCGTGCGGGACTCCAAGGCACCCGACGAAGCGACAGTCGTCTTCCCCGAACACGCATGGACCGGCTTCGTGACCTCTCTCAAAGCCAGCCCATCCAGCAGCAGCTCCAAATAG